The following are encoded together in the Capsulimonas corticalis genome:
- a CDS encoding prepilin-type N-terminal cleavage/methylation domain-containing protein: protein MSRKVHRKPQAFTLIELLVVISVIAIMAAILFPVFAKAREKGRQAACISNEKQLGVAILAYTQDYDEVLPLRTTAEEEYSWKYEISPYLKSTEVFKCPSNPSRGKDDYNTAMELQPLGMPVFPPSYAVNRGSGANGPFVDEPLPAGATPTSLRDATSVVHLASIQSPSQVIGVVETTALYTDFIVTDLLWRAPNPSLFEESGNLFAGHNGRGNFLFMDGHVKAMKPLTTLDLGDGGSGPVNLWTNDNKPFLGDPNASAPGDTTGKTVLSYSEEMYQ, encoded by the coding sequence ATGTCACGCAAGGTCCACCGCAAGCCACAAGCCTTTACGCTCATTGAACTGCTCGTCGTGATCTCCGTGATCGCGATCATGGCCGCGATCCTCTTCCCAGTGTTCGCGAAGGCGCGGGAAAAAGGCCGGCAGGCCGCCTGCATCAGCAATGAGAAACAGCTGGGCGTCGCCATTCTCGCCTACACCCAGGATTACGATGAGGTGCTGCCGCTGCGCACGACCGCCGAGGAGGAATACAGCTGGAAGTACGAGATCTCGCCCTATCTGAAGTCCACGGAAGTCTTCAAATGTCCGTCCAATCCCTCGCGCGGCAAGGATGATTACAACACCGCGATGGAATTGCAGCCGCTGGGAATGCCCGTCTTTCCGCCATCGTACGCCGTCAATCGCGGGAGCGGCGCCAACGGCCCGTTTGTCGATGAGCCCCTGCCCGCCGGAGCTACTCCGACATCACTCCGGGACGCAACATCCGTCGTCCATCTCGCCAGCATCCAATCGCCGTCGCAGGTCATCGGCGTCGTCGAAACCACCGCGCTCTACACGGACTTCATCGTCACGGACTTGCTCTGGCGCGCCCCAAATCCATCCCTCTTCGAAGAATCGGGAAACCTGTTCGCCGGACACAACGGGCGCGGTAATTTCCTCTTCATGGACGGCCATGTCAAAGCCATGAAACCGCTCACCACGCTCGACCTTGGGGACGGCGGCTCCGGCCCGGTAAACCTATGGACCAACGACAATAAACCGTTCCTCGGCGACCCCAATGCGTCCGCCCCCGGCGATACGACGGGGAAAACAGTACTGAGCTATTCGGAGGAGATGTATCAATAA
- a CDS encoding M16 family metallopeptidase — protein sequence MMKSTALIPLALLSYVLFPSAAAQAQKKVAPTAAAAAETNRAEGKPTVLNGIRETTLPNGLTILTKEVHAAPVVYFSVYYRVGSVNEQVGQTGMSHLMEHMMFKGTKSRGPGVISSTLQTNGADFNASTYFDRTEYHETLASDRLETAMQIESDRMVNSLYDEKQHQKEMSVVRSEYEAGENNPGEALYKAVRLAAYQVHPYRWETIGFRSDIENFTRDEMYAYYKNYYTPNNATVVIVGDIDTAKAIAMVTKYFGSIPSHPVAEHFITPEPAQEGERRVTVSRAGTTPQILIGYHIPGVMNPDRYAVDVLETVLSGGRTFGRQRQRYGPTRSRPLHPWRLRAARPHQPRAGEGAAGRGGEGKDDADLGRGTDPRGQSGRGRSCLWRRIGHRTGKPVGRKRHARRLALRRILPAKPA from the coding sequence ATGATGAAATCGACCGCGCTGATCCCGCTGGCTCTCCTGAGTTACGTACTGTTCCCCAGCGCCGCCGCGCAGGCGCAGAAAAAAGTCGCCCCGACAGCGGCGGCCGCCGCCGAGACAAACCGGGCAGAGGGCAAGCCCACGGTGCTCAACGGCATCCGTGAAACGACGCTGCCCAACGGCCTGACGATCCTGACCAAGGAAGTCCACGCCGCGCCCGTGGTTTATTTCTCGGTGTACTACAGGGTCGGCTCGGTCAACGAGCAGGTCGGCCAGACGGGCATGAGCCACCTGATGGAGCATATGATGTTCAAGGGGACCAAGTCGCGCGGCCCCGGCGTCATCAGCTCCACGCTCCAGACCAACGGCGCCGACTTCAACGCGTCGACCTACTTCGACCGGACCGAGTACCATGAGACGCTCGCGTCGGACCGTCTGGAAACGGCGATGCAGATCGAATCGGACCGCATGGTCAACTCGCTCTACGATGAGAAGCAGCATCAGAAAGAGATGAGCGTCGTGCGGTCGGAGTACGAAGCCGGCGAGAATAATCCCGGCGAGGCTTTATATAAGGCCGTACGACTCGCGGCGTATCAGGTGCATCCATACCGGTGGGAGACGATTGGGTTTCGGTCGGACATCGAGAACTTCACGCGCGACGAGATGTACGCGTATTACAAGAACTACTATACGCCTAACAATGCGACCGTGGTGATCGTCGGCGACATCGACACCGCGAAGGCGATTGCGATGGTGACCAAGTACTTTGGATCGATCCCCTCGCACCCGGTCGCCGAGCACTTCATCACCCCGGAGCCGGCGCAGGAAGGTGAGCGGCGCGTGACGGTCTCGCGCGCGGGAACGACGCCGCAGATTCTGATCGGTTACCATATCCCCGGCGTGATGAACCCCGACCGGTACGCCGTGGATGTGCTGGAGACGGTGCTGAGCGGCGGCCGCACGTTCGGACGCCAACGCCAGCGATACGGGCCTACGCGATCCAGACCTCTTCATCCTTGGCGCCTCCGCGCAGCCCGGCCACACCAACCCCGAGCTGGAGAAGGCGCTGCTGGACGAGGCGGAGAAGGTAAAGACGACGCCGATCTCGGGCGAGGAACTGACCCGCGCGGTCAATCAGGCCGAGGCCGATCATGTCTTTGGCGGCGAATCGGTCACCGAACAGGGAAGCCAGTTGGGCGAAAACGCCATGCGCGGCGATTGGCGCTACGGCGAATACTACCTGCAAAACCTGCGTAA